GTTTCGGTGAGCACGGCGCCGCCGAGCAGCACCGCGATCTGTAGGCCCATGACGGTGATGATGGGAATCAGCGCCGGCTTGTAGGCGTGCTTGGTGACGAGCCGGTACTCGCTGACCCCACGCGAGCGCCCCGCTTCAATGTAGTCCTTGCCCAGGGTGCCGATGACGTTTGTCCGCACCAGCCGGAGGAAGACTCCCGCGGTAAGGAAGCCCAGTGCCAGCGCTGGAAGGACGGCGTGGGACATCACGTCGCTGAAGGCGGCCATGTTGCCGCTGCGCAGGGCGTCCAGCCAGTAGATGCCGGTGGGAGCTTCCAGTGCGGTGAGGGACAGCTCGGTCCTGGTGCCGGCTCGGCCGGCGACGGGAAGCCAGCCCAGCCACACCGAGAACACCAGCTTGAGCAGCATGCCGGCGAAGAAAACCGGGGTGGCGTAGAAGAGGATGGCCAGGATCCGGAGCACGGCGTCCGGGAGGTGGTCACGCCGGTGCGCGGCGACCATGCCGAGCGGGATTCCCACCAGCAGGGCGACGATGAGGGCGTTGATTGCCAGCTCCAGTGTGGCCGAGCCGTAGGTGGTCAGCATCTCGGTGACCTGGCGGTTGTCCGAAAGCGTTGTGCCGAAGTTTCCTGTGACCAGCTGGCCCAGGTATTCGAAGTACTGCACGAGCAGCGGCCGGTCATAGCCGGCGGCGTGGATCCGTTCCTGCAGCTGGTCCGGGGGCAGCCGGCCGCCCATGGCGGCCGTGATGGGGTCCCCGGTAATCCGCATGAGGAAGAACACCATGGTGACGAGGATGAGGATGGTTGGGAAAATCAGCAGAAAGCGGACCAGGATGTACTGGCCAAGCCCTCCGCCTGCCTGCTTTTTCTTTGGCGGAAGGAGCGCGTCCGCGTCACTGGGTGGCGCGTCAATCAAAGTTGTCATCGGTACCTGGATTCGTGGTGACCGGGAGCCAGCAGTCCCCTCGGTGCTGGCTGATGACCGGCAAAAGGCGGGACACCGTCGCGGCGTCCCGCCTCTGGCCTGTCAGAGCCCGATGGGGGTGGAGTGCTTACTTGGACAGGACGCCAAGGCGGGTCTTGAAGGAAGGATCAAGGGTCTTTTCGACGCCCTTGACATCTTTCCCCGCCACCAGCAGCTGCGAGCCCTGGAGAAGCGGCAGGGTGGAGAGGTCCTTGGCCACAGCCGTCTGCACATCGCCGATCAGCTTCTGGCGCTCGGTCTTGTCCGGGGTGGTGAGCTGCTTCTGCACCAGGTCCGTGACGGTCGGGTTCTCGTAGTGGTTCTTCAGGAAGTTACCGGGGATGAAGAACGGCGTGAGGTAGTTGTCAGCATCGGAGTAGTCCGGGAACCACCCCAGCTGGTACACCGGGTAGGCGTCAGCGGTGCGTGCCTTGGA
This window of the Pseudarthrobacter defluvii genome carries:
- a CDS encoding ABC transporter permease; protein product: MTTLIDAPPSDADALLPPKKKQAGGGLGQYILVRFLLIFPTILILVTMVFFLMRITGDPITAAMGGRLPPDQLQERIHAAGYDRPLLVQYFEYLGQLVTGNFGTTLSDNRQVTEMLTTYGSATLELAINALIVALLVGIPLGMVAAHRRDHLPDAVLRILAILFYATPVFFAGMLLKLVFSVWLGWLPVAGRAGTRTELSLTALEAPTGIYWLDALRSGNMAAFSDVMSHAVLPALALGFLTAGVFLRLVRTNVIGTLGKDYIEAGRSRGVSEYRLVTKHAYKPALIPIITVMGLQIAVLLGGAVLTETTFEWKGLGFQLANYLTARDFVAVQGIVVLLAVIVAVTNFIVDIIAALIDPRVRY